A stretch of the Ananas comosus cultivar F153 linkage group 14, ASM154086v1, whole genome shotgun sequence genome encodes the following:
- the LOC109720549 gene encoding probable plastid-lipid-associated protein 8, chloroplastic, giving the protein MSSSSSSLSLFTPNKLLQPQTLTSRPNPPHPPSVSLRSHRRNISTVRSSLIEPALRAPDDLVASILSKVRGTDRGVSLTKDGHNEVADVAIQLAKYCVDDPVKCPLIFGEWDVVYCSVPTSPGGGYRSALGRLVFKTNEMVQVVEAPETVQNRVAFSLFGFLDGEVSLTGKLNVLDSKWIQVIFEPPELKIGSLGFRYGGESEVKLEITYIDEKIRLGKGSRGSLFVFLRRG; this is encoded by the exons atgtcttcttcttcctcttccctctccctcttcacTCCCAACAAATTGCTCCaaccccaaaccctaacatCTCGCCCTAATCCCCCGCATCCGCCGTCCGTTTCCCTCCGATCCCACCGCCGCAACATCTCCACCGTCCGATCCTCTCTCATAGAGCCCGCTCTCAGGGCGCCCGACGACCTCGTCGCCTCCATCCTCTCCAAG gttagGGGAACTGATCGAGGAGTTTCGCTTACAAAGGATGGACATAACGAGGTAGCTGATGTAGCAATTCAACTCGCAAAATACTGTGTTGACGATCCTGTTAAATGCCCACTAATTTTTGGAG AGTGGGACGTCGTATACTGCTCGGTGCCGACGTCGCCTGGAGGAGGTTACCGCAGTGCCCTCGGCCGCCTCGTCTTTAAGACAAATGAAATGGTGCAGGTCGTCGAAGCCCCAGAAACGGTGCAGAACCGAGTCGCGTTCTCCCTTTTCGGATTCCTCGACGGCGAAGTATCCTTGACAG GCAAACTAAACGTACTCGACAGCAAATGGATTCAGGTTATATTTGAACCCCCCGAACTGAAGATCGGGTCGCTGGGTTTCCGGTACGGCGGCGAGAGTGAAGTGAAGCTCGAGATCACGTACATTGACGAGAAAATCCGGCTTGGTAAAGGTTCGAGAGGTTCGCTGTTCGTCTTCCTACGGCGAGGATAA
- the LOC109720731 gene encoding uncharacterized protein LOC109720731 has product MARLLSQSLIRGSQTLIRAPSAPAPASLVGFRRRSSLSDRVELIEVEVGAEAEEVEVLGMRRLEDAIHAIVVRRSAPDWLPFVPGASYWVPARRRPSGIAELVSRLANPMTEEESLSFTTVRGWPSSAYFVEGGPPHPVKRRSKKASAQTDDEES; this is encoded by the exons ATGGCGCGGCTCCTCTCCCAATCCCTAATCCGCGGCTCCCAAACCCTAATCCGAGCCCcctccgcccccgcccccgcgtCCCTCGTCGGCTTCCGCCGCCGCTCGAGCCTCTCCGATAGGGTGGAGCTCATCGAGGTGGAGGTgggggcggaggcggaggaggtcgAGGTGCTCGGGATGCGGCGCCTCGAGGACGCGATCCACGCCATCGTCGTGCGGCGATCCGCCCCCGATTGGCTCCCCTTCGTCCCCGGCGCCTCCTACTGGGTCCCGGCGCGGCGCCGCCCCTCGGGGATCGCGGAGCTCGTGAGCAGGCTCGCCAACCCCATGACGGAGGAGGAGTCGCTCTCCTTCACCACCGTGCGGGGATGGCCCTCCTCCGCTTACTTCGTCGAAG GTGGGCCCCCGCATCCTGTGAAGAGGAGGTCAAAGAAGGCTTCAGCCCAGACTGATGATgaagaaagttga